One window from the genome of Ciconia boyciana chromosome 8, ASM3463844v1, whole genome shotgun sequence encodes:
- the MYOZ1 gene encoding myozenin-1, whose translation MPLAGTPAPVKRKKSTKLIGKLTHEVMPQEVSKLNLGKKISIPRDVMLEELSLLTNKGSKMFKLRQLRVEKFIYENNPDAFTDNSVDHFQKFIPPGGHYGEDAHGYAHGRMVGGVTAGQHGSSKQQYPAVPPRPGSKGGPGNSEGQREGQLAGTGGEGGDGTEKDGKSGGKKITVFKTYISPWERAMGISPEDKSQFTIDLLSYSPKADFPHYKSFNRTAMPYGGYEKAAKRMTFKVPQFDICPLLPESLMIYNQNFSNRPSFNRTPIPWMPSGDSSEYHTEVNVPRSGETEEL comes from the exons ATGCCCCTTGCAGGGACTCCTGCTcctgttaaaaggaaaaagtccaCTAAACTCATTGGGAAGCTGACACACGAAG TCATGCCACAAGAAGTGTCCAAGCTGAACCTGGGGAAGAAGATCAGCATCCCCAGAGATGTGATGCTAGAAGAGCTTTCTCTCCTCACGAACAAAGGATCCAAGATGTTCAAATTACGTCAGCTGAGGGTGGAGAAGTTCATTTATGAGAATAACCCTGATGCCTTCACCGACAATTCTGTG GATCACTTTCAGAAGttcatcccaccaggagggcATTATGGGGAAGATGCTCATGGCTATGCCCACGGGCGGATGGTAGGAGGAGTGACAGCTGGGCAGCATGGCTCCAGTAAGCAGCAGTATCCCGCTGTTCCTCCTAGGCCTGGAAGCAAAGGAGGCCCTGGGAACAGTGAAGGGCAGCGTGAGGGGCAATTGGCTGGAACtggtggagaaggaggagatggTACTGAGAAAG ATGGAAAGTCAGGAGgcaaaaaaatcactgtatttaaaacttACATCTCCCCCTGGGAACGAGCAATGGGTATCAGCCCCGAGGACAAAAGTCAGTTCACCATTGACTTACTGTCATATAGTCCCAAAGCTGATTTCCCCCATTACAAGTCTTTTAACCG AACTGCCATGCCGTACGGGGGTTATGAGAAAGCAGCCAAACGGATGACCTTCAAAGTGCCTCAGTTTGATATTTGCCCTTTGCTTCCAGAATCTCTCATGATATATAATCAAAATTTCAGCAACAGACCCTCCTTCAACAGAACCCCAATACCTTGGATGCCTTCAGGAGACTCCTCCGAGTACCACACTGAGGTCAATGTGCCAAGGAGTGGTGAAACAGAAGAGCTGTAA